The Aequorivita sublithincola DSM 14238 genome window below encodes:
- a CDS encoding mucoidy inhibitor MuiA family protein, which yields MKNLVLLFVLFPFVLFANAEKPSQSKIEKVTVYLEGASIERTSSINLLKGENTFVFNNLSPDIDENSIQISGLGDASVLSIVFNIDFLEKKEASQEYQSIENLLKTFQQQKNQIENEIAGYNEELQLLQKNQRINSDATNLSVEMIKEMSAYYRNRVTEIKNAIYKQQLLLAELHKTIADHQNELLKLDDSKKEQRGEITLKLNSPKPANLVLKFTYNIKNAGWFPLYDIRATNTSSPIKFSYKANVYQQSGTDWENVNVVLSTGDPNTNNIKPTLFPKYLNFNNKSYASTTPVRSKGYKYNPTIRKVSGTIYDNSGLPLPGVNVIVAGTSKGTQTDFDGNYTLDVQGSRELTFSYVGFEVETLPVYASVMNVTLQVNSSTLDEIVVTGYGSIDRELSGKAAGVQVTNGKPGQSTFVRIRGMGSLTASNQLYIVDGVPVDESDLSSIIKDVRVLKNSEATSQYGSRGRNGVVVITMKSGAEMNVSAKEEGLTTTRFEIREKYTIKSNAEITVIEVDNFELPAIFQHYAAPELNENVFLTATIKDWEKYDFLTGEANIYFEGNYAGKSYIDPQATADSLNLSLGMDPNIIVKREKLENFKSKSFLGGTRIVDKGYKIEVKNNKKTTINLVLEDRIPISENKEIKVEDLKTGTAEYNDKTGILRWKLHLQPNATDKKDFTYTVKYPKFKKVSL from the coding sequence ATGAAAAATCTTGTACTACTCTTCGTTCTTTTTCCTTTCGTATTGTTCGCAAATGCTGAAAAACCTTCACAATCTAAAATTGAAAAAGTAACTGTTTATTTGGAAGGTGCTTCCATTGAGCGAACTTCTTCAATTAATCTTCTTAAAGGCGAAAATACCTTCGTCTTCAACAATCTTTCGCCAGATATTGATGAAAATAGCATCCAGATTTCAGGATTGGGCGATGCTTCGGTGTTATCAATCGTTTTCAATATAGATTTTTTGGAGAAAAAGGAAGCTTCACAGGAATATCAATCAATAGAAAATCTGTTGAAAACTTTTCAACAGCAAAAAAACCAAATTGAAAATGAAATTGCGGGTTATAATGAAGAGTTGCAATTGCTTCAAAAAAACCAACGCATCAACAGCGACGCTACGAATCTTTCTGTGGAAATGATAAAAGAAATGTCCGCTTACTACCGAAACCGTGTAACCGAAATAAAAAACGCAATCTACAAACAGCAATTATTGTTGGCAGAATTGCACAAGACAATTGCAGACCACCAAAACGAACTTTTAAAATTGGACGATTCCAAAAAGGAACAACGAGGTGAAATAACGTTGAAACTGAATTCCCCAAAACCAGCAAATCTTGTGTTAAAATTTACCTATAACATTAAAAATGCGGGTTGGTTTCCATTGTATGACATTCGCGCTACAAACACCTCCTCGCCTATTAAGTTTTCGTATAAAGCCAATGTTTATCAACAAAGCGGCACAGATTGGGAAAATGTAAACGTCGTACTTTCCACAGGCGACCCGAATACAAATAATATTAAACCAACCTTGTTTCCAAAGTATCTTAATTTCAACAATAAAAGTTATGCCAGCACAACGCCAGTGCGCAGTAAAGGCTATAAATACAACCCAACAATTCGTAAAGTGAGCGGAACAATATATGACAATTCTGGCTTACCATTGCCAGGGGTAAACGTAATTGTTGCAGGAACTTCAAAAGGAACGCAAACTGATTTTGATGGAAATTATACTTTAGACGTTCAAGGCTCTCGCGAACTGACATTTAGTTATGTAGGTTTTGAAGTTGAAACATTGCCAGTTTATGCGAGTGTGATGAATGTTACGTTACAAGTGAATTCTTCAACTTTAGATGAAATTGTGGTAACTGGTTACGGAAGTATAGACAGAGAACTTTCAGGAAAGGCTGCGGGTGTTCAAGTAACTAACGGTAAACCTGGTCAAAGTACTTTTGTTAGAATAAGAGGAATGGGCAGTTTAACAGCATCAAATCAATTGTATATTGTGGATGGCGTTCCTGTAGATGAAAGTGATCTTTCAAGTATTATAAAAGATGTGCGGGTGTTAAAGAATTCTGAAGCAACAAGTCAATATGGTTCTAGAGGTAGAAACGGCGTTGTAGTAATTACAATGAAAAGTGGTGCAGAAATGAATGTTTCAGCAAAAGAAGAAGGTTTAACCACAACCCGTTTCGAAATAAGAGAAAAATACACCATAAAATCCAACGCCGAAATAACCGTGATTGAAGTTGATAATTTTGAATTGCCAGCTATCTTTCAGCATTACGCAGCACCTGAGCTTAACGAAAATGTATTTCTTACCGCAACCATTAAAGACTGGGAAAAGTATGATTTCCTTACTGGCGAAGCAAATATTTATTTTGAAGGAAATTACGCCGGAAAATCATACATAGATCCACAAGCAACCGCAGACAGCCTAAACCTTTCTCTTGGAATGGATCCAAATATTATTGTAAAGCGTGAAAAGCTAGAAAACTTCAAGAGCAAATCCTTTTTGGGCGGAACTCGAATTGTAGATAAAGGCTATAAAATTGAAGTAAAAAACAATAAGAAAACCACAATAAATCTTGTACTTGAAGATAGAATCCCAATTTCAGAAAACAAGGAAATTAAAGTGGAAGACCTAAAAACCGGTACTGCAGAATACAACGACAAAACTGGGATATTACGATGGAAACTTCACCTGCAACCCAATGCTACGGATAAAAAAGATTTTACTTATACTGTGAAGTATCCTAAGTTTAAGAAAGTTTCTTTGTAG
- a CDS encoding isopenicillin N synthase family dioxygenase — MNNIPSVDLADFLSENPKRKQKFVNEIGSAFEDIGFVSLKNHFLSDDLVDELYKEVKSFFGLPLEEKEKYEIEGLGGQRGYISFGKEHAKGKKEGDLKEFWHFGQEPSADAKLTEEYPKNVQVKELPDFNHTGMEAYRMLEKTGIYVLRALALYIGVDEFYFDHWANNGNSILRPIHYPPITEERKGAVRAGAHGDINLITLLMGASAGGLQVLRKDGVWMDAIPNEDELVINVGDMLERHTNDKLRSTIHRVVNPPKEEWGSPRYSIPFFMHPRSDMKLNCMPECITNEHPKAYEDITAGEFLHQRLVEIGLIKK; from the coding sequence ATGAATAATATCCCTAGCGTAGATTTGGCCGATTTCCTTTCGGAAAACCCTAAAAGGAAGCAAAAATTTGTAAATGAAATTGGTTCAGCTTTTGAAGATATAGGCTTCGTTTCGCTTAAAAATCATTTTTTAAGTGATGATTTGGTTGATGAACTTTATAAAGAAGTGAAAAGCTTTTTTGGACTTCCACTTGAAGAGAAGGAAAAGTATGAAATTGAAGGTCTTGGAGGGCAGCGCGGTTATATTTCCTTCGGAAAAGAGCACGCCAAAGGCAAAAAAGAAGGCGATTTAAAGGAGTTTTGGCACTTTGGGCAAGAACCTTCCGCAGATGCAAAACTGACTGAAGAATATCCTAAAAACGTACAAGTAAAAGAGCTTCCGGATTTTAACCACACAGGAATGGAAGCCTACAGAATGCTTGAAAAAACAGGAATTTATGTGCTTCGTGCTTTGGCATTATATATAGGTGTGGATGAATTTTATTTTGACCATTGGGCAAATAACGGGAATAGTATTTTGCGACCAATCCACTACCCTCCTATTACCGAAGAACGAAAAGGCGCAGTACGTGCGGGAGCTCACGGAGATATAAATCTTATAACCTTATTAATGGGTGCTTCTGCTGGAGGCTTACAAGTTTTACGCAAGGACGGCGTTTGGATGGATGCAATTCCGAATGAAGATGAATTAGTTATAAACGTAGGCGATATGTTGGAACGCCACACCAACGATAAACTTCGCTCCACAATTCACAGAGTTGTAAACCCGCCGAAAGAAGAATGGGGCAGTCCACGATATTCAATTCCTTTCTTTATGCACCCTCGCAGTGATATGAAATTGAACTGTATGCCAGAGTGTATAACCAACGAACATCCAAAAGCGTATGAAGATATCACGGCTGGCGAGTTTTTACATCAACGTTTGGTTGAGATTGGACTTATAAAAAAGTAG
- a CDS encoding endonuclease MutS2 — MPKIDTKTLEDLEFPSVLRQVSENCVTEPGRETVLVIIPYQDFDEIEPELQRVKEFKASFDGDNHIPNHGFDPIFRELRLLEIENSTLEISGFRKILSISETTRILLKFFKKFEEFYIHLNSFSEEVSYTSIISEEINKRVDKYGEIKDDASTQLGTIRRRLNVVKGKINSSFTKALSQYSASDYLDEIRESVVENRRVLAVKAMHRKKVKGAVLGSSKTGSIVYIEPQETLEYANELSNLIYEEDEEIKRILKAMTEFVRPHTEILASYQEYLIAMDVLYAKAKYALKINGVLPIISKDKKISLQKAFHPLLLVSNNKRKDKTFPQSIELVPDKRIIVISGPNAGGKSITLKTVGLLQVMLQSGLLISAESQSEMCFFKRIMTDIGDNQSIENHLSTYSYRLKKMNYFLKKCDKKTLFLIDEFGTGSDPELGGALAETFLEVFYEREAFGIITTHYTNLKLLANELPHAINANMQFDNKSLEPLYHLHLGEAGSSYTFEVAQKNGIPYSLINRSKKKIERGKVRFDKTIANLQKERSNLRKTSESLKTEEQKARVEGKQLEEVNARAQEKLESYQELFDANQKLISLGKKFDTLSEKFFNNKQKKQLLDELMRLVMIENSKRKKVAPKVKKAVKVKEQEIIKEVEQKVEVIRERKKEEKEKAKKLPPPKPKVTLKLGDRVRMIDGRAIGTIDTIEKNKAIVNYGIFTTNVSLEELEKV; from the coding sequence ATGCCAAAAATAGACACAAAAACATTAGAAGACCTTGAATTTCCAAGCGTGCTACGCCAAGTTTCCGAAAACTGCGTTACAGAACCAGGAAGAGAAACGGTGCTTGTAATAATTCCATATCAGGATTTTGATGAAATTGAGCCAGAGCTTCAACGAGTAAAAGAATTTAAAGCTTCATTTGATGGCGATAACCATATTCCGAATCACGGTTTCGATCCTATTTTTAGGGAACTTCGCTTGCTGGAAATTGAAAACAGTACTTTGGAAATCTCTGGTTTTAGAAAAATTCTTTCTATTTCTGAAACGACTCGAATTCTATTAAAATTCTTTAAAAAATTTGAAGAGTTCTATATTCATCTGAATTCTTTTTCGGAAGAAGTGAGTTACACTTCAATCATTTCGGAAGAAATAAACAAACGAGTTGACAAATACGGCGAGATAAAAGATGATGCTTCTACACAACTCGGAACCATTCGCAGACGACTGAATGTTGTTAAAGGAAAAATTAATTCATCATTTACAAAAGCACTTTCGCAATATTCGGCAAGCGATTATTTAGATGAAATTCGTGAATCTGTAGTTGAAAACAGAAGAGTTTTGGCTGTAAAAGCAATGCACCGCAAAAAAGTGAAAGGCGCGGTTTTAGGAAGTTCAAAAACAGGAAGTATCGTTTACATTGAACCACAGGAAACGCTGGAATACGCTAATGAATTGAGCAATTTAATTTACGAAGAAGACGAAGAAATAAAGCGAATTCTAAAAGCAATGACTGAGTTTGTGCGGCCACACACCGAAATTCTTGCGAGTTATCAGGAATATTTAATAGCGATGGACGTGCTTTATGCAAAAGCAAAATATGCGTTGAAAATAAACGGAGTTTTGCCAATTATTTCAAAGGATAAAAAGATTTCTCTTCAAAAGGCATTTCATCCATTGTTGTTGGTTTCAAATAATAAAAGGAAAGATAAAACATTTCCGCAAAGCATAGAATTGGTTCCCGATAAGCGAATAATCGTAATCTCGGGACCAAACGCTGGAGGAAAGAGTATTACACTCAAAACTGTTGGATTACTGCAAGTTATGCTTCAAAGTGGATTATTGATTTCTGCTGAATCTCAAAGCGAAATGTGCTTTTTCAAAAGGATAATGACAGATATTGGCGACAATCAATCTATTGAAAACCACCTCAGCACTTATAGTTATCGCTTAAAAAAGATGAATTATTTTCTAAAAAAGTGCGACAAAAAAACACTTTTTTTGATTGATGAATTTGGAACGGGAAGCGACCCTGAACTAGGTGGTGCTCTGGCTGAAACCTTTTTAGAAGTTTTCTACGAACGTGAAGCTTTCGGTATAATTACAACACATTACACCAATCTAAAATTATTGGCTAATGAATTGCCGCACGCAATCAATGCGAATATGCAGTTCGATAATAAATCACTTGAACCTTTATATCACCTACATTTAGGTGAAGCAGGAAGTAGTTATACTTTTGAAGTTGCCCAGAAAAACGGAATTCCGTACAGTTTAATAAATCGTTCAAAGAAAAAAATTGAACGCGGAAAAGTTCGTTTTGATAAAACTATTGCTAACCTTCAAAAAGAACGAAGCAATCTTCGGAAGACTTCGGAATCCTTAAAAACTGAGGAACAAAAGGCACGAGTTGAAGGAAAACAGTTAGAAGAAGTAAACGCTCGCGCCCAGGAAAAGCTAGAAAGCTACCAAGAATTGTTTGACGCCAACCAAAAGCTAATTAGCTTAGGTAAAAAATTTGATACGCTTTCTGAGAAATTTTTCAACAACAAGCAGAAGAAGCAACTTTTGGATGAGTTAATGCGGCTTGTAATGATTGAAAATAGCAAACGCAAAAAAGTTGCTCCTAAAGTGAAGAAAGCTGTAAAAGTTAAAGAGCAGGAGATTATTAAGGAGGTCGAGCAAAAAGTTGAAGTAATCCGTGAGCGCAAAAAAGAGGAAAAAGAAAAAGCCAAAAAACTACCGCCACCAAAACCGAAAGTAACACTAAAACTTGGCGACAGAGTGCGTATGATAGACGGCAGAGCCATCGGCACAATTGATACCATCGAAAAAAACAAGGCAATCGTGAATTATGGAATTTTCACGACGAACGTTAGTTTGGAGGAATTGGAGAAAGTATAG
- a CDS encoding thiol-disulfide oxidoreductase DCC family protein, which translates to MLDNYKIVLFDGVCNLCNGAINYIIKRDKNNVFKFAALQSEIGKELITKFNIDTSKIDSIILIDGEKHYIKSSAALHISKALSGAYPLLFGLMIVPKFIRNAVYDYIARNRYKWFGKKESCMIPTAELKSKFL; encoded by the coding sequence ATGTTAGATAATTATAAAATAGTCCTCTTCGACGGCGTTTGCAATCTCTGCAACGGCGCGATTAATTATATTATAAAGCGCGATAAGAATAATGTCTTCAAGTTTGCGGCGCTTCAAAGTGAAATTGGTAAAGAGCTCATTACAAAATTCAACATTGATACTTCAAAAATTGATTCTATCATTCTTATAGATGGCGAAAAACATTACATAAAATCATCTGCTGCGCTTCATATTTCTAAAGCTCTTTCGGGTGCTTACCCCCTACTTTTTGGACTTATGATTGTTCCAAAGTTTATTAGAAATGCAGTTTACGATTACATTGCCCGAAACCGTTACAAATGGTTTGGCAAGAAAGAAAGCTGTATGATCCCCACTGCGGAATTGAAAAGCAAGTTTTTATAA
- a CDS encoding dicarboxylate/amino acid:cation symporter, whose protein sequence is MKKLALHWKIIIGLVLGIIWALLSSKLGWSEFTIDWIAPFGTIFINLLKLIAVPLVLVSIITGVANIGDPSSLGRMGGKTLLAYLLTTLFAVGLGLLMVNTIKPGKLIDEQSRIDNRISYEIWASSEGHPPKDGINYLQDPAFFERAQKITDLSKGDLKDASVAEKMETAEKTKETSPLQPLVDIVPENFFNSLSNNGLMLQIIFFGIFFGVCLLLIPNEKSKPVTDFMDSAMEVFLKMVDLVMQAAPFFVFALLAGVVSKMAGDNIGKVYEIFKGLSWYSLTVFLGLMLMIFVIYPLLMKLFVKIIPYKGFFKAMAPAQTLAFSTSSSAATLPVTMECVEENLGVNKKITSFVLPIGATVNMDGTCLYQAVAVVFLAQLHMIDLTMGQQLTIVLTATLASIGSAAVPSAGLVMLIIVLESVGLNPAWIAIIFPVDRILDMFRTVVNVTGDATVCTIIAKGEGMLNYKPQENPSETFDLES, encoded by the coding sequence ATGAAAAAACTCGCACTACACTGGAAAATTATCATAGGATTGGTTTTAGGAATTATTTGGGCTCTACTTTCGAGTAAATTAGGATGGAGTGAGTTTACCATTGATTGGATTGCCCCTTTCGGTACAATTTTCATTAATCTTTTAAAATTAATTGCAGTGCCATTAGTTTTGGTTTCCATAATTACTGGAGTAGCCAATATTGGCGATCCATCCAGTTTAGGAAGAATGGGAGGGAAGACGCTTTTAGCCTATCTCTTAACCACGCTATTTGCAGTAGGGCTTGGACTTTTAATGGTAAACACTATAAAACCAGGAAAACTGATTGATGAACAGAGTAGGATTGATAATCGTATAAGTTATGAAATTTGGGCCTCGTCAGAAGGGCATCCACCAAAAGATGGTATTAACTATCTGCAGGACCCTGCATTTTTTGAGCGAGCGCAAAAAATTACAGATCTTTCAAAAGGAGATCTTAAAGACGCTTCGGTAGCAGAAAAGATGGAGACTGCAGAAAAAACCAAAGAAACTTCACCTTTACAGCCTTTGGTAGATATTGTTCCGGAAAACTTCTTCAATTCACTGTCAAACAATGGATTGATGCTTCAAATCATTTTCTTCGGAATCTTTTTTGGAGTGTGCTTACTGTTGATTCCAAATGAAAAATCAAAACCTGTTACAGACTTCATGGATAGCGCCATGGAAGTATTTTTGAAGATGGTAGATTTGGTAATGCAAGCCGCACCATTTTTCGTGTTTGCATTGTTGGCAGGCGTTGTAAGTAAAATGGCAGGAGATAATATAGGTAAAGTATATGAAATTTTTAAAGGTTTAAGTTGGTATTCATTAACAGTGTTTTTAGGCCTAATGTTAATGATTTTTGTGATCTATCCTTTATTGATGAAATTATTTGTAAAAATAATACCCTACAAAGGATTTTTTAAAGCAATGGCTCCCGCACAAACGCTTGCGTTTTCCACTTCTAGTAGCGCCGCAACATTACCAGTAACAATGGAGTGCGTGGAAGAAAACCTAGGAGTAAACAAAAAAATAACCAGTTTCGTTTTGCCAATTGGAGCAACCGTAAATATGGATGGAACCTGTCTCTACCAAGCCGTAGCAGTTGTTTTTCTTGCGCAGTTACATATGATCGATCTCACAATGGGACAACAATTAACGATTGTTTTAACAGCCACTTTAGCATCTATAGGCTCTGCGGCAGTGCCAAGCGCAGGTTTGGTAATGCTAATTATCGTTTTAGAATCCGTTGGTCTTAATCCTGCTTGGATTGCTATTATCTTTCCAGTAGATAGAATTTTGGATATGTTTAGAACCGTAGTAAATGTAACTGGAGATGCCACAGTTTGTACTATAATAGCTAAAGGAGAAGGAATGCTGAATTATAAACCACAGGAAAACCCTTCTGAGACTTTTGATTTGGAATCTTAA
- a CDS encoding substrate-binding domain-containing protein, whose amino-acid sequence MKKFMIGGVPEHFNLPWYIALRDKKFNEQGIELRWKDYPGGTGQMARSLRNKEIDMAVILTEGIVRDIIQGNDSKIVQVFVKSPLLWGIHVATASDYKEVSDLKGTKAAISRYGSGSHLMAFVNAENLAWNLKEDLDFHVIKDLDGALEGLPIGNGDYFMWEKFMTKPHVDNGTFRLIGESPTPWPSFVIAVRNDVLENDPESIQSILKVINGITEDFKNLLNIDEIISKRYGQKIEDVREWLSLTEWSDRQLTSKELENIQQKLLELDLIESKTQEDRILHKIQKKS is encoded by the coding sequence ATGAAAAAATTTATGATTGGCGGTGTGCCAGAACACTTCAACTTGCCTTGGTATATAGCCCTTCGCGATAAAAAATTCAATGAACAAGGCATAGAACTTCGTTGGAAGGATTATCCAGGAGGTACCGGTCAAATGGCGCGTTCATTGCGCAACAAGGAAATTGATATGGCCGTAATTCTTACCGAAGGAATAGTCCGCGATATCATTCAAGGAAACGATAGTAAGATTGTTCAAGTCTTTGTGAAATCGCCTTTATTATGGGGAATTCACGTTGCAACAGCTTCAGATTATAAAGAAGTTAGTGATTTAAAAGGAACAAAAGCTGCCATTAGTCGTTACGGCTCTGGATCACATTTAATGGCTTTTGTAAATGCTGAAAACCTCGCGTGGAATTTAAAAGAGGACTTAGATTTTCACGTAATAAAAGATTTAGATGGCGCTCTGGAAGGACTTCCAATAGGAAATGGCGATTATTTTATGTGGGAAAAATTTATGACAAAACCCCACGTAGATAACGGCACCTTCCGTTTAATTGGTGAATCCCCTACTCCGTGGCCAAGTTTTGTAATTGCGGTTAGAAATGATGTTTTGGAGAATGATCCAGAAAGCATTCAATCAATTCTAAAGGTGATAAATGGTATAACTGAAGACTTCAAAAACTTACTAAATATTGATGAAATAATCTCCAAACGTTACGGTCAAAAAATTGAAGATGTTCGCGAATGGCTGTCATTAACCGAATGGAGCGACCGACAATTAACTTCAAAAGAGCTTGAAAACATTCAGCAAAAACTGTTAGAACTAGATTTAATTGAATCTAAAACGCAAGAAGACAGAATCTTACATAAAATCCAAAAAAAATCTTAA
- the ung gene encoding uracil-DNA glycosylase gives MKVTIEPVWKAILAEEFEKPYFKNLMEFVSSEYNSTDCFPPQEQIFSAFNHTPFDEVKVVIIGQDPYHDFGQAHGLCFSVNEGVKIPPSLKNIYEGIRTDVGSPVPEGGNLKRWADQGVLLLNATLTVRAHQAGSHKSKGWEKFTDAVIEKLSDEREGIVFMLWGNYAKKMGKKIDRSKHEVIETIHPSPLSVNKNKEGWFGIKQFSAANDYLITKGKEKIIW, from the coding sequence ATGAAGGTAACAATTGAGCCAGTATGGAAGGCGATTTTAGCAGAAGAATTTGAAAAACCTTATTTCAAAAATTTGATGGAATTTGTTAGTTCAGAATATAATTCAACAGATTGTTTTCCGCCGCAAGAGCAGATTTTTTCAGCTTTTAATCATACACCTTTTGATGAAGTGAAGGTTGTGATAATAGGGCAAGACCCGTATCATGATTTTGGTCAGGCGCACGGACTGTGTTTTTCTGTAAATGAAGGTGTTAAAATTCCTCCTTCGCTTAAAAATATTTACGAAGGAATACGGACCGATGTTGGTTCGCCCGTTCCAGAAGGTGGAAATTTGAAACGTTGGGCAGACCAAGGTGTTTTATTATTAAATGCTACCTTAACAGTTCGTGCACATCAAGCTGGAAGCCATAAAAGCAAAGGTTGGGAAAAATTTACAGATGCTGTAATTGAAAAGCTTTCAGATGAAAGAGAAGGAATCGTTTTTATGCTTTGGGGAAATTATGCCAAAAAGATGGGGAAAAAAATTGATCGCTCAAAACACGAAGTTATAGAAACAATACATCCGTCGCCATTAAGTGTAAATAAAAATAAAGAAGGTTGGTTTGGAATAAAACAATTTAGTGCAGCGAATGACTATTTAATAACGAAAGGAAAGGAAAAAATAATTTGGTAG
- a CDS encoding translation initiation factor, with protein MKSLEDQLKNLFPDHEPKDIPETEEETTLWMQDDPLICKYEKRKGKPITIIEGYTGADSDFKILAKEIKQLLSVGGSFKNEQIIIQGDYRDKIMSFLKSKGFKVKRVGG; from the coding sequence TTGAAATCTCTAGAAGACCAATTAAAAAACCTATTTCCCGATCACGAACCAAAAGATATTCCTGAAACTGAGGAAGAAACCACTCTTTGGATGCAGGACGATCCTTTGATTTGTAAATACGAAAAGCGAAAAGGAAAACCAATTACTATTATCGAAGGCTACACTGGCGCCGATTCAGATTTTAAGATTCTTGCTAAAGAAATAAAACAATTGTTAAGCGTTGGCGGGAGCTTTAAGAATGAACAAATCATCATTCAAGGCGATTATCGCGATAAGATTATGTCATTTTTGAAGAGTAAAGGATTTAAAGTTAAGCGAGTTGGAGGGTAA
- a CDS encoding nucleoside phosphorylase, with protein sequence MKQETIKPSELILTPEGKIYHLDLSPSQLATTIITVGDPGRVAEVSKYFETIETTAEHREFKTHTGTYKGKRISVISTGIGPDNIDIVFSELDALVNLDFEKRQVKKKLTSLEIIRIGTSGGLTAEIVVDSFLISTMGIGLDNVMHYYDKTDKFFNRDFAQSFIDHMQWNPDNSVPYAVEADKNLLKKMTSDKTTQGITITNVGFYGPQGRVLRAKLKDENLNENLITFKYKKKQITNLEMETATMYAMAKLLGHHAISMNAIIANRATGTFSKDASKTIDSLIQYTLEKIVA encoded by the coding sequence TTGAAACAAGAAACAATAAAACCCAGCGAATTAATCCTAACCCCCGAAGGCAAAATCTATCATTTAGACCTTTCTCCTTCTCAGTTGGCCACAACTATCATAACAGTTGGCGATCCGGGGCGTGTGGCAGAAGTTTCAAAGTATTTTGAGACTATAGAAACGACGGCTGAACACCGTGAATTCAAAACACATACAGGAACCTATAAAGGAAAGCGGATAAGCGTGATTTCAACAGGAATTGGGCCTGATAATATTGACATTGTTTTCAGTGAACTTGACGCTTTGGTAAATTTAGATTTTGAGAAACGACAAGTCAAGAAAAAACTTACGTCATTAGAAATTATTAGAATTGGAACCTCCGGAGGTTTAACAGCCGAAATAGTAGTTGATAGTTTTTTAATAAGTACTATGGGCATTGGTTTAGACAATGTGATGCACTATTATGACAAGACGGATAAATTTTTCAATCGTGATTTTGCTCAATCATTTATTGACCATATGCAATGGAATCCAGATAATTCAGTCCCTTACGCAGTTGAAGCTGATAAAAATTTGCTTAAAAAAATGACTTCAGATAAGACAACTCAAGGCATTACGATAACGAATGTTGGTTTTTACGGACCACAGGGACGTGTTCTTCGCGCAAAGCTGAAGGATGAAAATCTGAATGAAAATTTGATCACTTTCAAATATAAAAAGAAACAAATCACAAACTTAGAGATGGAAACCGCAACGATGTATGCAATGGCGAAATTACTGGGTCATCACGCTATTTCAATGAATGCGATTATCGCTAACCGAGCTACGGGAACGTTTAGTAAAGACGCATCAAAAACCATAGATTCTTTAATTCAATATACTTTGGAAAAAATTGTAGCATGA